Proteins co-encoded in one Candidatus Zixiibacteriota bacterium genomic window:
- the rpsI gene encoding 30S ribosomal protein S9 codes for MEQNVISATGRRKTAVAHAMLKPGKGDLTVNGRPLSGYLTRETLANHATEPLKVTETLGTVDLVCSARGGGLSGQAGALRLAIARALCAYNPDLRPPLRQGGYLARDAREVERKKYGRPKSRKRFQYSKR; via the coding sequence ATGGAGCAAAACGTTATTTCAGCAACGGGTCGGCGCAAGACGGCTGTAGCTCATGCCATGCTCAAACCGGGTAAGGGTGACTTGACGGTCAACGGTCGTCCCCTCTCGGGTTATCTGACCAGGGAGACGCTGGCCAATCATGCGACCGAGCCCCTCAAGGTGACCGAAACGCTCGGGACGGTCGATCTCGTCTGTTCCGCCCGGGGCGGCGGCCTTTCCGGCCAGGCCGGTGCTCTGCGCCTGGCCATTGCCCGGGCGCTCTGTGCATATAATCCAGATCTGCGTCCACCGCTGCGGCAGGGCGGTTATCTGGCGCGCGACGCACGCGAGGTCGAACGTAAGAAGTACGGTCGTCCGAAATCGCGTAAGCGCTTCCAATACTCGAAGCGTTAG
- the rpsB gene encoding 30S ribosomal protein S2, with translation MFTPKIRELLEAGVHFGHQTSRWNPKMKPFIFAARNGIYIIDLQKTVNALEQAKKKVREVVRAGRAILFVGTKKQAREVILEEAPKCNGFFVVERWLGGMLTNFDTIKASIKKLKDIEKMRETGELEKFTKKERARIEGQAAKLQKVLGGIKDMNYLPGLVIVIDAQKEQIAVAEAHKLGIPIIGIIDTNADPDMIDFPIAANDDAIKSIRILLRDLVDAAVEVQDAVTVAEIEAAVDAEREKPLETYTMEPEETGEAAGYDEFEREG, from the coding sequence ATGTTCACTCCCAAGATTCGCGAATTGCTCGAGGCCGGGGTGCATTTTGGCCACCAGACCAGCCGCTGGAACCCCAAGATGAAGCCGTTCATATTTGCGGCGCGCAACGGCATCTACATTATCGATCTTCAGAAGACCGTCAACGCTCTCGAGCAGGCGAAGAAGAAGGTTCGCGAGGTGGTCCGCGCCGGGCGCGCCATCCTCTTTGTCGGCACCAAGAAGCAGGCGCGCGAGGTCATTCTCGAAGAGGCTCCGAAGTGCAACGGCTTCTTCGTGGTCGAGCGCTGGCTGGGTGGGATGCTTACCAACTTTGACACCATCAAGGCCTCGATCAAGAAACTGAAAGATATCGAGAAGATGCGCGAAACCGGCGAACTTGAGAAGTTCACCAAGAAAGAACGCGCCCGTATCGAGGGCCAGGCGGCCAAGCTGCAGAAAGTACTGGGCGGAATAAAGGACATGAACTACCTGCCCGGACTGGTGATAGTGATCGACGCGCAGAAAGAACAGATCGCGGTGGCCGAGGCCCACAAGCTGGGCATTCCGATTATCGGCATTATCGACACCAACGCCGACCCCGATATGATCGACTTCCCGATTGCGGCCAACGATGACGCTATTAAGTCGATCCGCATCCTCCTCCGTGACCTGGTCGACGCGGCAGTCGAGGTTCAGGACGCGGTGACCGTGGCCGAGATCGAGGCGGCGGTCGACGCCGAGCGCGAGAAGCCGCTCGAGACCTACACCATGGAGCCGGAGGAAACCGGCGAGGCCGCCGGTTACGACGAATTCGAAAGAGAAGGTTAA
- the tsf gene encoding translation elongation factor Ts yields MEISATRVKELREKTGAGMMDCKKALADSKGDLEEAVKLLRERGIAKAATKAGRDTSEGVITSYIHPGDKLGVLVEIACETDFVARTEQFRQFTRDIAMQIAASSPLCVRREDLDPAVIAQEREIYRTQALNEGKPDKILDKIADGRIEKYFAEVVLLEQPFIKDNDKTISDYLKETIGSLGENIQIRRFSRFRLGE; encoded by the coding sequence ATGGAGATTTCAGCCACCAGGGTTAAAGAACTTCGCGAGAAAACCGGCGCCGGTATGATGGACTGCAAGAAGGCGCTGGCGGATTCCAAGGGGGACCTGGAGGAGGCCGTCAAGCTTTTGCGGGAGCGCGGTATCGCCAAAGCCGCTACCAAGGCCGGCAGAGACACCTCGGAGGGGGTGATCACCTCGTACATCCACCCCGGCGACAAGCTCGGAGTGCTGGTGGAGATCGCCTGCGAGACCGATTTTGTGGCGCGTACGGAACAGTTCCGCCAGTTCACGCGTGACATCGCCATGCAAATCGCGGCGTCGTCGCCGCTGTGTGTACGCCGTGAAGACCTCGACCCGGCCGTTATCGCCCAGGAGCGTGAGATTTATCGCACCCAGGCGCTTAACGAGGGCAAGCCGGACAAGATTCTCGATAAAATAGCCGATGGCCGCATTGAGAAGTACTTCGCCGAGGTTGTCCTTCTCGAGCAGCCCTTCATTAAAGATAACGACAAGACCATCAGCGATTATCTCAAGGAAACGATCGGTTCCCTGGGTGAAAATATCCAGATCAGGCGATTCAGCCGTTTCCGCTTAGGCGAATGA
- a CDS encoding SprT-like domain-containing protein, whose product MPLETFPATMGNRNKRQLRAASSLNLDLFRPDNVQVPAPATLYSKITRFAEVSPVPSLVDRHIPVNGEQLPSEEQLCQLFDHYNWLYFRGRLRRPRIEYSSRMTTAGAFFPKLKLIRISRRYHELFPEEIADTLKHEMIHLVHLKHDASFQAEAKRIGASVKARTHPLLGRPPTYVYECPSCGTDFPRQKRLVMASCGYCSKGGQYDRRYKLVLVRSLKKK is encoded by the coding sequence ATGCCACTGGAAACATTCCCAGCGACCATGGGCAATCGAAACAAGAGACAACTCCGAGCCGCGTCATCGCTAAATCTCGACCTGTTCCGCCCGGACAACGTTCAGGTGCCGGCGCCGGCCACGTTGTATTCCAAGATCACTCGATTCGCAGAGGTGTCGCCCGTGCCGTCGCTGGTCGACCGGCATATACCTGTGAACGGGGAGCAACTGCCGTCAGAAGAGCAACTCTGCCAGCTGTTCGATCACTACAACTGGCTCTACTTCCGCGGGCGACTACGCCGTCCGCGGATCGAATACTCCAGCCGTATGACCACCGCGGGCGCGTTTTTCCCCAAACTCAAACTGATTCGAATCAGCCGCCGTTATCATGAGCTCTTTCCGGAGGAAATCGCCGACACGCTCAAACATGAGATGATCCATCTCGTGCATCTGAAACATGATGCCAGCTTCCAGGCTGAGGCGAAGAGGATCGGGGCATCGGTGAAAGCGCGCACCCACCCGCTCCTGGGGCGGCCGCCGACGTATGTCTACGAGTGCCCCAGTTGCGGTACCGACTTCCCGCGCCAGAAACGACTGGTCATGGCGTCGTGCGGTTACTGCTCCAAGGGTGGCCAGTACGACCGTCGGTATAAGCTCGTACTGGTTCGGTCGCTCAAGAAGAAGTGA
- the frr gene encoding ribosome recycling factor, with amino-acid sequence MMNEILKDTKARMDKTIEAVTKELGGVRTGKASPHLLDSVRVETYGTTMPLNQLATVSAPEARLLVVQAYDKGTVGDIVKGIYKADLGLNPNVDGQVIRIVVPPLNEERRRELVKHCKHLAEEGKVAVRNIRRDANEHLKKAEKDKKVSEDDAIKGKDEIQKLTDAHINRIDSLAERKEAEIMEV; translated from the coding sequence ATGATGAACGAAATTCTCAAAGACACCAAGGCGCGGATGGACAAGACCATCGAAGCGGTAACCAAGGAATTGGGAGGAGTGCGCACCGGCAAGGCCTCGCCGCACCTGCTGGATTCGGTCCGGGTGGAGACCTACGGTACCACCATGCCGCTGAACCAGCTGGCTACAGTCTCCGCGCCCGAGGCGCGGCTCCTGGTGGTGCAGGCGTATGACAAAGGGACGGTGGGCGATATAGTAAAGGGGATCTACAAGGCTGATCTGGGTCTCAATCCCAATGTCGATGGTCAGGTTATCAGAATCGTTGTCCCGCCTCTTAACGAGGAGCGTCGACGCGAATTAGTAAAGCACTGTAAACATCTTGCCGAGGAAGGCAAGGTGGCCGTTCGCAATATCCGCCGCGACGCCAACGAGCATCTCAAGAAGGCGGAAAAAGATAAGAAAGTCTCTGAAGACGACGCCATCAAAGGCAAAGACGAAATTCAGAAGCTCACTGACGCCCATATCAATCGGATCGACAGCCTGGCGGAACGCAAAGAAGCGGAGATCATGGAAGTCTGA
- the pyrH gene encoding UMP kinase gives MESEPAKPAYNKILLKISGEALMGDDRYGINTPALEGIARQVKEVKDLGVQIAMVIGGGNIFRGLHASERGMDRVTADNMGMLATVINSLAMMGALEKLGVYTRVMSAVHMEAFAEPYIRRRAFRHMEKGRLVILAAGTGNPFFSTDTAASLRAMELGVDVMIKATRVDGVYSADPEKDSTAEFYPRLTYMDLLTRELRVMDATAISLLKDNRIPVLVVNMNKPGNLVRAVCGEEIGTLIS, from the coding sequence ATGGAATCCGAGCCAGCCAAGCCGGCCTACAACAAGATCCTTCTGAAAATCTCCGGCGAAGCCCTAATGGGCGACGACCGGTATGGGATCAACACGCCGGCGCTGGAGGGTATCGCGCGCCAGGTCAAAGAGGTAAAGGACCTTGGAGTCCAGATCGCGATGGTTATCGGCGGTGGCAACATCTTTCGCGGGTTGCACGCCTCGGAGCGAGGCATGGACCGTGTCACCGCCGACAACATGGGCATGCTCGCGACGGTGATCAACTCGCTGGCTATGATGGGCGCGCTCGAGAAGCTGGGCGTCTACACGCGGGTGATGTCGGCCGTGCACATGGAGGCGTTCGCCGAGCCGTATATCCGCAGGCGCGCCTTCCGCCACATGGAGAAAGGCCGCCTGGTCATCCTGGCCGCCGGAACGGGCAATCCGTTTTTCAGCACCGACACCGCGGCCTCGCTGCGGGCGATGGAACTCGGGGTCGATGTCATGATAAAAGCCACCAGAGTCGACGGCGTTTATTCGGCTGATCCGGAAAAGGACAGCACGGCCGAGTTTTACCCCCGCCTGACCTACATGGACCTGCTGACCAGGGAGCTGCGCGTGATGGATGCCACCGCAATATCGCTGCTGAAAGACAACCGGATTCCGGTGCTCGTGGTTAACATGAACAAGCCGGGCAACCTGGTCAGGGCGGTGTGCGGCGAAGAAATCGGCACGCTCATTTCGTAG
- the rplM gene encoding 50S ribosomal protein L13: MKTIVPKIEPKDRRWYLVDLEGITMGHAAVQVANLLRGKEKPIFTPHIDTGDNVIAVNASGLRFSGKKLSQKTYYHYSGYPGGLKKVVLGKAMSQRPDRVFWIAVKHMLPQNRLGRKQIGKLHVYAGAEHPHSAQKPVKVKLSN; this comes from the coding sequence ATGAAGACAATTGTGCCTAAAATCGAACCGAAAGACCGCAGGTGGTATCTCGTGGATCTCGAGGGTATCACCATGGGCCATGCTGCCGTCCAGGTCGCCAATCTGCTCCGAGGCAAGGAGAAGCCGATCTTCACGCCGCACATAGACACGGGTGACAACGTGATCGCGGTCAACGCGTCCGGGTTGCGGTTTTCCGGCAAGAAACTAAGTCAGAAAACGTATTATCATTATTCCGGATACCCCGGTGGTTTGAAGAAAGTCGTTCTGGGCAAAGCGATGAGCCAGCGGCCGGACCGGGTATTCTGGATCGCGGTCAAGCATATGCTGCCGCAGAATCGTCTGGGTCGGAAACAAATCGGAAAGCTGCATGTCTATGCGGGCGCCGAACATCCCCATTCCGCCCAGAAGCCTGTCAAAGTGAAATTATCCAACTGA